TTTCTGAGCTCGCACGTGTAGTCCGTGTGATCTTGTCTGGTGCTATCACCAAGAAAGTTTCTTTGAACGGCTTGATCGTCACTAAAGGCGCTAAAGCTGCAATCGAAGCTGCTGGTGGCACAATCGCTTAATTCAAGCAGACAACCGGAGCATTAATTGGCAACATCTCCACAACAAGCTAAAAGTGCTGCAAGCGGGTTTCCCTGGGGGCGACTCTGGTTCTTGCTGGCGGCACTGGTTGTCTACAGGATTGGTGCACATGTTCCTGTACCGGGTATAGACGCCAAAGTGCTGGAAGACATGTTCAAACAGAACCAGGGTGGTTTGCTGGGTATGTTCAATATGTTCTCTGGTGGCGCGATGCAAAGATTCACTGTATTCGCCCTGGGTATCATGCCGTATATCTCTGCGTCGATCATCATGCAATTGATGTCGATAGTCTCTCCTCAGCTGGAAGCGCTCAAAAAAGAGGGCGAGTCCGGTCGTAGAAAGATTACGCAATTTACACGTTATGGCACTGTGGTTCTGGCCTTAATCGAAAGTTACTTTATTGCATTTGGTCTGGAAGGTCAGGCCGGTCTGGTACTTGATCCTGGCATGGCATTTCGTCTGACGACGGTATTGTCGCTGGTGACAGGCACCATGTTCCTGATGTGGTTAGGTGAGCAAATCACTGAGCGCGGTCTGGGAAATGGTATCTCCATCATCATTTTCGCCGGTATCGCAGCAGGTTTGCCTGGTGGTCTGAGTAATCTGTTTGAGCTGGTACGTACTGGTCAAATGGGTAACTTCGCTGCACTGGTTATCTGTGTTGTTGTACCTGCAGTAACGTTTGCGGTAGTGTATGTCGAGCGTGGTCAGCGCAAGATCCTGGTGAATTATGCAAAACGTCAGGTTGGTAACAAGATTTATGGTGGTCAAAGCAGTCATTTGCCACTGAAGCTGAATATGGCTGGTGTTATTCCTCCTATTTTTGCTTCGTCGATTATCTTGTTCCCGGCGACGATTACCAGCTGGTTTACCAAGGGTGCAGAGTCTTCTACAAGTGGTTTTATCACTTTCCTGAAGGATCTGGCAGCGTCGATGGCGCCTGGTGAACCTATACACGCTTTGTTGTATGCAATAGCGATCATTTTCTTCTGCTTTTTCTATACCGCCTTGGTATTCAATAGCAAGGAAACCGCAGATAACTTGAAGAAGAGTGGTGCTTTTGTTCCCGGGATACGTCCAGGTGATCAGACCGCACGCTATATCGACAAGATATTGATGCGTTTGACGCTGGCAGGTGCGATTTACATTACGCTGGTTTGTCTGTTGCCAGAATTTTTGATTGCGAAGTGGAAAGTACCATTTTATTTTGGCGGAACGTCTCTGCTGATTATCGTGGTGGTGACCATGGACTTTATGGCGCAGGTACAGAACTATGTGATGTCCCAGCAATATGAATCGCTTCTTCGTAAAGCAAATTTCAAGGGCGGGATTCCTTCAAGGTAATCACCCAGGGGACAGCAGATCGAATGGCAAAAGACGACGTTATACAGATGCAGGGCGAGATTCTTGAGAATCTTCCGAATGCAACATTTCGAGTTAAGTTGGAAAACGGGCATGTTGTACTTGGCCATATTTCCGGGAAGATGCGGATGAACTATATCCGTATCCTTCCAGGTGATAAGGTGACAGTGGAATTGACGCCTTATGATTTGAGCCGGGCGCGAATAGTGTTCCGTACCAAGTAAATTTAAAATGAACTAGAAGGAAAGAGGGCAAAAATGAAAGTTCTCGCATCAGTTAAGCGGATCTGCCGCAACTGCAAAATCATCAAGCGCAAGGGTGTTGTTCGTGTTATTTGCACAGAACCACGCCATAAGCAGCGCCAAGGTTAATTAACGTTATTGAACGAGGAATAACGAATGGCACGTATCGCAGGGGTTAATATCCCAAATCATCAGCATACCGTAATCGGCTTGACAGCCATCTATGGTATTGGCCGTCCACGCGCACAGAAAATCTGTGACGCAACAGGTGTTTTGACCAATAAAAAGGTTAAAGATCTGGATGACAACGAACTCGAGAAGCTTCGCGACGAAATCGGTAAATTTATCGTCGAAGGCGACTTGCGTCGTGAACTCTCCATGAACATCAAACGTTTGATGGACCTGGGTTGCTACCGTGGCCTGCGTCATCGTAAAGGTTTGCCTGTCCGTGGCCAACGCACACGTACAAATGCGCGTACTCGCAAGGGTCCACGTAAAGCAGCGCAATCTTTGAAGAAATAATCCAGGCTAGCCCGGATCCAAGGAAAACATTATGGCAAAAGCTCAAAATAACGCTGCAGCAGCACGTGCGCGTAAGAAAGTTAAAAAGAACGTTGCAGAAGGTATCGCTCACGTTCACGCTTCTTTCAACAACACCATCATCACGATCACTGATCGTCAAGGCAATGCGTTGTCTTGGGCAACTGCCGGTGGTGCTGGTTTTAAAGGCTCACGTAAATCTACTCCGTTTGCAGCGCAGGTTGCAGCAGAGGCAGCTGGTAAAGTGGCCGTTGAATGCGGTATCAAAAATCTGGAAGTTCGTATCAAAGGCCCAGGCCCAGGTCGCGAATCTTCAGTACGCGCTTTGAACAATCTGGGTATCAAGATCTCCCTGATTCAAGACGTTACTCCAGTCCCACATAACGGCTGCCGCCCTCCAAAGCGTCGTCGTATCTAAGCTGGAACACTAGGTCGCTTTAAGTTACCTGGTCAGGCAGAATTATTCTCTGCTGGCATTCTTGCGGAATCTCCGTTAGAATGCAGACCCGCCATTTCGTTGGCGGGTTTTGTGTTGTGGAAATTTTAGAGTAGCAATCATTTTAATCAAAGGCCCAGCCTTTGTTGTTAAGACCACCGTCTGGTTGCAGGCAGATCAGACTAGCGTAGTGTAGAAAACATTACGTCATTTACAAGGAAAATATCGTGGCACGTTATATCGGACCAAAAGCAAAACTTTCCCGTCGCGAAGGCACGGACCTGTTCTTGAAGAGCGCACGCCGCTCCCTGGACTCCAAATGCAAACTGGACGCAAAACCAGGTCAACATGGTCGCACTTCCGGTGCTCGTACCTCTGACTTCGGTAACCAATTGCGCGAAAAGCAAAAAGTTAAACGTATGTACGGCGTTTTGGAACGTCAGTTCCGCCGCTACTTCGCAGAAGCTGACCGTCAAAAAGGCAACACAGGCGAAACACTGTTGAAATTGCTGGAATCCCGTCTGGACAACGTTGCTTACCGTATGGGCTTCGGCTCCACACGCGCTGAAGCACGCCAACTGGTGAGCCACAAAGCATTCACAGTCAACGGTATCGTTGTTAACATCGCTTCTTACCAGGTTAAAGCTGGTGACGTAGTTGCTGTTCGTGAAAAAGCGAAAAAACAAGTTCGTATCGC
This is a stretch of genomic DNA from Undibacterium sp. KW1. It encodes these proteins:
- the secY gene encoding preprotein translocase subunit SecY, with protein sequence MATSPQQAKSAASGFPWGRLWFLLAALVVYRIGAHVPVPGIDAKVLEDMFKQNQGGLLGMFNMFSGGAMQRFTVFALGIMPYISASIIMQLMSIVSPQLEALKKEGESGRRKITQFTRYGTVVLALIESYFIAFGLEGQAGLVLDPGMAFRLTTVLSLVTGTMFLMWLGEQITERGLGNGISIIIFAGIAAGLPGGLSNLFELVRTGQMGNFAALVICVVVPAVTFAVVYVERGQRKILVNYAKRQVGNKIYGGQSSHLPLKLNMAGVIPPIFASSIILFPATITSWFTKGAESSTSGFITFLKDLAASMAPGEPIHALLYAIAIIFFCFFYTALVFNSKETADNLKKSGAFVPGIRPGDQTARYIDKILMRLTLAGAIYITLVCLLPEFLIAKWKVPFYFGGTSLLIIVVVTMDFMAQVQNYVMSQQYESLLRKANFKGGIPSR
- the infA gene encoding translation initiation factor IF-1, which gives rise to MAKDDVIQMQGEILENLPNATFRVKLENGHVVLGHISGKMRMNYIRILPGDKVTVELTPYDLSRARIVFRTK
- the rpsM gene encoding 30S ribosomal protein S13, translating into MARIAGVNIPNHQHTVIGLTAIYGIGRPRAQKICDATGVLTNKKVKDLDDNELEKLRDEIGKFIVEGDLRRELSMNIKRLMDLGCYRGLRHRKGLPVRGQRTRTNARTRKGPRKAAQSLKK
- the rpsD gene encoding 30S ribosomal protein S4, translated to MARYIGPKAKLSRREGTDLFLKSARRSLDSKCKLDAKPGQHGRTSGARTSDFGNQLREKQKVKRMYGVLERQFRRYFAEADRQKGNTGETLLKLLESRLDNVAYRMGFGSTRAEARQLVSHKAFTVNGIVVNIASYQVKAGDVVAVREKAKKQVRIAEALSLAEQSGMPSWVSVDAKKLEGTFKSMPDRSDIAHDVNESLIVELYSR
- the rpmJ gene encoding 50S ribosomal protein L36; protein product: MKVLASVKRICRNCKIIKRKGVVRVICTEPRHKQRQG
- the rpsK gene encoding 30S ribosomal protein S11 produces the protein MAKAQNNAAAARARKKVKKNVAEGIAHVHASFNNTIITITDRQGNALSWATAGGAGFKGSRKSTPFAAQVAAEAAGKVAVECGIKNLEVRIKGPGPGRESSVRALNNLGIKISLIQDVTPVPHNGCRPPKRRRI